GGCGACGGGACGCAATCGGATCGTGGCGGGACCGCCACGTGCCCGCGCACCGCGCGAATCCTTGTACAGCAGGTATCGGCAGCCGTCGGAATCGACGAAGCTCGCCGGATCGATGATGTCGCCCCGTCCGGGGCCGCAGACCAGCGGCTGCGGGCCTGCGGGTACGAAAGGGCCGCCGGGGGACTCGGCGGTGGCAGCACCGAGGCACTGCTGCTGATTGCCGGGATGAAAGGCGCTGTAGTAGAGCAGGAATGTGCCCTCCTCGCGGCTGCTGACGTCGGGGGCCCAGACGTTCGGGAATCCCTGCGCGTCGGGACCGACCCACTCCGGAAGATTGCTCGACGGCAACGCGTCGGGCTGCCGCCGCCAGGGCCCGTCGAGAGCATCGGCGGTGGCGACCTGCACGTTCGTGCCGCCGCTGTTCGTGGCGTAGGCGTAACGGGTTCCGTCGACGTCGATGACGTCGGGATCGGGAAAGTCACGGTCGATGACGAGGTGGGCGACATCGGACGCGTCCGTATCGCGGGGACCGGCTGCTCGTGCCCGCGTGACCGGCCCGGAAAGCAGGGTCAACGCCGCCGTGATCAGGGTGGCGCGGCGCGAGTATCGAGGGAATCGCTGCACAATCTCTCCCGAGTGGGCCTGTTCTGCGCGCCCAGTGCATCCGATCATGCCCGGTATCCGCCGGATGCGTCCCGCCACCGAGGGACCCTCGAAAGAATGTGGGCACGCGGAAAGTTCCGCGTGCCCACCGATGTTGTCGATATGCCGATGTATGTGGTCAGTTCCTCGTTTCGGTCTTCGTCTCGGTACGCGGGTTGTCCCGCTCGGCTTCCGGAACGGGGACGGGGCCGAGGTCCTGGCCTGCGGCGCCGACATCCTCGGAGTCGGTGACCGTGCTGGTGGAATCCTCTTCCAGAGCGGTGAGCGGATCCTGCTCGCCGTCCTCATTCTGCGCGGCCAGTTCGGCCTTACGCGCGCGGCCGCTGTTGAACAGCAGATTCAGCAGCACCGCGACCAGGCAGCCGGTGCTGATGCCGGAATCGAGCACCGTGCGCATCGCGGCGGGGAAGTGCTCGTAGAACTCCGGCGCCACGATCGGGATGATGCCCACGCCCAGCGCTCCGGAGACGATGAGGGCGTTGAACGGATCGCCCAACCCGGCCTTGCCGAGGGTGCGCATACCGCTGGCGGCCACGGAGCCGAACAGCACCAGGGCGGCACCACCCAGCACGGGCTGCGGTACGAGCGAGACGATCGCACCGATCACCGGGAACAGGCCGAGCACGATGAGCACGCCACCGGCCGCGGCGACCACGAAGCGGCTCTTGACCCGGGTCAGGGCCACCAGCCCGATGTTCTGGGCGAAGGCGCTGCAGGTGAAGCCACCGAACACCGCGCTCAGCGCGCTGCCCGCGCCATCGGCACGCAGCCCGGCCGCGATGGTCTGCTCACCAGCGGGCCGGTCGACGATCTCCCCGAGGGCGATCATGTCGGCGGTGCTTTCCGTCATCGCCACCAGCATCACGATGCAGATCGAGATGGTCGCGGTGAGGTTGAACGACGGTGCGCCGAGCTCGAACGGCATCGGAAAGTTGAAGATCGGTGCCTGCGCGAAGGTGCTGGTGTTCACCGCGTCGAGCGGCCAGGCCACAAGCGAGCCAACGACCAAGCCGATGAGCAGGGCTACCCGATTCAGGAAGCCCTTCAGGAAGCGGTTGAGCAGCAGGACGAGGAGGAAAGTGCCCGCACCGAGTCCGAGCTTGACCGGGGAGGCGTAGTCGGGTGCCTCCGGGTCCTGCCCGGCGATCCAGCCGATCGCAACCGGAAACAGCGACAGTCCGATCAGCGTGATCACGGTTCCGTTGACCACGGGGGGGAAGAACCGCACCATCCGGGAGAAATACGGTGCTCCGAGGAACGCGAGGACACCGGCGATCAGCACCGAGCCGTAGATGATCGACAGCGAGTTCGCCTCGCCGTGCTGGGCCACGATGGCCAGCATCGGTGCGACGGAGGCGAATGTGACGCCATTAACGAACGGCAACCTGGCGCCGATGCGCCAGACACCGATAGACTGCAACAGAGTCGCCAGCCCGGCGGTGAGCAGACTCGCTCCGATCAGCAGTGTCATCTCCACCGGACTGAGTCCGATGGCTTGGCCGACGATCAGCGGTGGTGCTGCGACACCGGCATACATCGCTGCGATGTGCTGAATGCCGTAGGCGGTCAGTTTGCCCGGTGGAAGCATCTGATCCACGGGGTGGACCTCGGATCTTCCGTTGCGGGTGCCGCGGTTGTGCCGTTTGGTGAACAGGGCCATAGGGGACTCCTGGGCCGCTTGGAAAGGTCAGATCATAGAACTATCGGTGCCGGGATATGGAGCGATTTCCTCTGTGTTTCGGGCACGCGAAGAAAAATATCCACAAAGGTTTGCCCGCGGACCGTCCTCGTGGTGTTCCGGGGCGTGCGGGGCCGCCGGAGAACGGCGGCCCCTGCCGCATTGATCAGAACGCCGTGCTGATCAGAACTCGGGCAGGCTGTACCAGGCCTGTGGCGCCGGCTGTACGTCGTCACGGGTCACAGTGCCCTCGATCAGTCCGTAAGGACGGTCGGCGGCGATGTACACCTCGTTCTCGTTGTTCAGACCGAACGGTTCCAGGTCGTAAAGGAAGTTGTGCTTGTTCGGCAGGGACATCCGGATCTCGGCGACATCCGGCTGCTGCTCGAGCACTGCCTTGCCCATCTCGTAGAGGGTTTGCTGCAGCGCGTAGCTGTGCGTGGTGGCGAAGGCCTCCAGCATGGTGCTGCGGATGGCCTCGAAACTCTTGGCCCAGTTCACATCGGTGCTCAGGTAGCGCCAGCGCGCGGTCACGGCGGTGGCCAGGATCCGATCGGTGGTCTCGGTCAATGTCGTGTACTTGTCCTTCGGATAGCCCCAGAACTCGGAGCCGGTGGACTTGAGTACGACCAGGTCCTTCAAGCCGGAGACCACATAGGCCTGCGAACCGTCGATGGTCACCGCGGTGGTGCGCTTCTCCTCACCGGCGCGGGAGAAGGAATGATCGTGGTCGGCTCCGTCGACGGGGATCCGCTGCCAACTGTACTCGTCGATGAGTACGCGCGCTCCCTCGACGGGCTCCTGGGAGTCGACGAAGTGCCGCCCGAGACGCAGCGCGAAATCCTCGATCTCACCGACCGGAGACTCCTTGGCCAGGGCGAAGACGGTGTTCTTCTGCGTGTCGGTCGGCAGCACGTTGCTGTTGTCGCCGGTCAGGTGCGTCTCGTCGAACGCCCCGCGCAGCGAGGTGCTGACGTTGAGGTCCTTGATGTTGTGGCGATCGCTGCTGCGGTCGACCGTGACGAGGCGGCACTCGGCCTTGCCGTACTGGTTCTGACCAATGACGATACCCATGGTGGATCAACTCCCTCGGTAGGTGGAATAGGCGAACGGACTCAACAGGAGCGGCACGTGGTAGTGCTGCTCGGGATCGCCGATGCGGAAGGTGATCTGCACCTGCGGATAGAAGGACTCGGTGCCCAGCCGTTCGAAGTAGGCACCGGTGGCGAAGGTCAGCCGGTAGTCGCCGACCTCCAGTCGTTGCGGACCGAGTTGCTTGACCCGGCCGTCGTCGTTGGTTTCCGCCTCGGCCAGCTGCTTCCAGTCGGATCCGTCGGCGGCCTCCAGTCGGACCGCGATCCCTGCCGCGGGCAGGCCGCGTGCGGCGTCCAGCACATGCGTGGTCACCGCACTGACTGTGTCGGTACTCAACTCTCGATCACCTTTGCCAGTCGCAGTCGTGCGATCTTGCGTAGTTCTTCGGCCACGATCCGCTTTTCCGTGTCCCGGTCGTTGTCCAGGCGGGAGTGCAGGATCTCCAGGAGTTCGGTGCCGCTGCGGCCACTGGCGCAGACCAGGTAAACGTGACCGAACCGCCGCTCGTATTCCCGGTTGCCCGCACGGAGTGCCGTGGTCAGTTCGGTGTCCTCGTCGCTCACTCCGGACTGCTCACTGCGTGACCACGACGAGGAGGTGTCGTCGCCCTCCGAGCGCTCCCCGATGCGGGGGTGGGCTGCGAGGGCGGACCGGATCTCGTCGTCGGTGAGGTCGGGTGCTGCCGTGTCGGCCGCTTCGTACAGTTCGGCGGCTGTGGCATAGGGACGCCGATCGGCGATCTCGTGTGCCCAGCGTTGCACGTCGAGGCAGGCAAGTAGCTGCTTGACCAGGTCCGGTCGGGGCAGGCCGTTGACTCTGCCGAGACCGGGACCGGTGTCGGTCGATGATGGTGCTGACATAGGTAAGACCCCACGGGTTCGGTCCTGGTGCTCCGGTGTGGGCCAGTGGTCGGCCGGGAGCGGCTTCGGTTGGGCAGAAGCTACGCTCACGCCACGCGAGTCGTCAACACTTTGTTGAAGTTGCTGGGTCGGCGGTTGTGCACCGGCACAATTCCGGCCCTGCCAGCCGAGCCGGGACTCCGGGAGCGGGGCTCAGCGTTTCGAGCTTGCCTGCTCGCGGTTCAGATAGTTGTACACGGTGAACCGGCTGACGCCGAGCGTTTTCGCGATCGATTCGACCGACTTGCGCAGGGTGAACGCACCGCGCTCCTCCAGGAGCCGTACGGCGCGTTGCTTGTCGGCACGCGGTAGGTCCGCCAACCGGGCGCCGAGTTCCGCTTCGACCTGTCCGATCACCCGATCCAGTGCGCTGGTCAGTTCCTCGTCGGGAAGCCGGACGGCGATCGCCGGTGCTCCTTCCCAGTACAGGACGATGTCACCGGGCACGCGTTCCTCGACGGGCACGACGGTGGCGCCGATGTGGTTCAACAGCGGGGCGAGTGCGGTGGAGAGTTCGTGCACGGCGTGCTCCTAGAACTCCTCGGCGGACTCGTCGACGATGGCGTCGTCGATGCTGACCTGCATCGTGATCCTGTCCGCTCCCGCATCCAGGGCCTTGTCCAGCATCGAGGCCAGCGCGGGCAGGACCGCCTCGCGTTCCCCGCTGATCGCGGTGCCCAGGGGGCCGAATTCGGGTTCCAGACCCGACGAGCGCAGGCTGTCGCGCGCCGCGAAGGCGTGCGCGGGAGGTTCGCCCTCGCCCTCGAATGGTTCGGTGGTGAACTCTGCTCTCACGTGCATGGGGCTGCTTTCCGGCCGGAAGTACTGCGGTCACGGTAGCCCGATCCGGTGTGGTGTGAGAGCGCCCCCGGTCGGATGGAACGGGAGTGCGGGAGTCCGGCGACGTTGACCGCACGACAGAAGCTCGCTATTCTATCGCTGTACGAAATATGGGTTTCGCGATACGAAATTTCAGCGAATCACCCAGCGAAGCTTCCAGGGGGTGCGGATGAATTCCTTCCGGTACGACGTCAATCTCTCGATCCTGTTCACCGAGCTCGAGATCGCACAGCGGCCCGCAGCGGCCAAGGAAGCCGGATTCGACGCGGTCGAGTTCTGGTGGCCGTTCTCGGAGCCCGTGCCCAGTGACAGCGAGGTCGACAAGTTCGTCCGTGCCGTCGACGAGGCCGGGGTCTCGTTGGTGGGGTTGAACTTCTTCGCCGGGGACATGCCCGCCGGGGAGCGCGGGGTGCTCTCGCATCCCGGCCGTTCCCGCGAGTTCACCGACAATGTCGACGTCGCCGTGGGTATCGGGGCCCGGCTGGGGTGCACCGCGTTCAATGCGCTCTACGGCAACCGGCTCGACGAGACCGAGCCCTCGGTGCAGGACGCCACCGCAACCGAGAACCTCGTGCGGGCGGCGCAGGCAGCGGCCCGTATCGACGGCACCGTCCTGATCGAGCCGGTGAGCGGAACCCCCAGCTACCCACTGAAGACGGCATCCGATGCGTTCACGGTGATCGACCGGGTGCACTCCGAGGGGAACGTGGACAACCTGCGCCTGCTGTTCGACCTTTACCACCTGGTGACCAACGGCGATGACCCCGACGCGGTCATCGACAGCCGTGGGAGCGAGATCGGCCATGTCCAGATCGCGGATGCGCCGGGACGAAACGAGCCGGGAACCGGGCGGGTCGATTTCGAGCACTACTTCGGCAAGCTGCACGCCGCCGGCTACCGGGGTGACATCGGTCTGGAGTACAAGGCCAGCGGAGCCACCACCGACAGCTTCGGCTGGATCTCGGCCTGAGCGGAATTGCAGTTTCGCGCGAAACTGCAATTTTCCCGCGCGGGCAGGACGACACGTGCCCGCGAAAGCGCAGCACAAGCATGAGAACTGGAGGTACCGATGACCAAGGTCGGATTCATCGGATTGGGCATCATGGGCGGCCCGATGGCGGCGAATCTCGTCGCCGCCGGTTATGAAGTGGCCGGCTACAACCGTAGCCAGCCCAAGGTCGACAAGCTCATCGCCGAGGGTGGCAAGGGCGCGCGGAGCGTGGCCGAAGCGGTCGACGATGCGGACGTGATCGTCACGATGCTGCCGGACTCGCCGGACGTGGAATCCGTGGTGCTCGGTGACGACGGTGTCCTGGCCCATGCTCGGGAGGGCGCGCTGCTCATCGACTGCAGCACGATTCGCCCGGACGTGTCCCGGCAGGTCGCCGAGGTCGCCGCGAAGCAACACGTGCAGGCGCTCGACGCACCGGTCAGCGGTGGCGAGAAAGGCGCGATCGACGGTGCGCTGTCGATCATGGTCGGTGGCGAGGCGGATGCCTTCGCCGCAGCGGGTGGAGTACTCGACGCGGTCGGCAAGACCGTCGTGCACGTCGGTCCCGCGGGCTCCGGCCAGACCGTCAAGGCAGCCAACCAGCTCATCGTGGCGGGCAACATCGGGTTGGTTGCCGAGGCCCTCGGCTTCCTCGAGGCGCACGGCGTGGACACCGACTCGGCGTTCCAGGTGCTCGGCGGTGGTCTGGCGGGCAGCAAGGTGCTGGACGCCAAGAACGCGGGCATGCGTGCTCGGCAGTTCCAGCCCGGTTTCCGGATCGAGCTGCACCACAAGGACCTCGGCATCGTGCAGAGCGCAGCCCGCGATGCGGGAGTGTCCACTCCACTGGGTTCCCTCGTCTCGCAGCTCATGGCGGCTGCTGTCGCCCAGGGTGACGGTTCGCTGGATCACTCCGGGCTGTTCCGGCAGATCGCCCGCCTCAACGGCACCGAGTAAGGGGTTCCGACACGTCCCGACGGATAGGTCCGTATCGAGGCCATTCGATCGGGCCGGGCCCGGCCTCGCCTTCCCTCTCCTGCGACGGCGCAAGGCGGGGCCGGGGCCCCGGCGGGCGAGTAGCAGCCCGGCTTCTGTTTCCCAGGTCGCGGGTAGACGGTCCGTCGCCGCCAAGCATCCGGTCCCGCCTACCCGCTCCCGAGTCGATGCGGGGACACCCGCACCTCCGAGAGGTTCTACACCATGCCGAAAGTTCCTGTCATGCAGGCCGTTGTCGACGTGCTCGAATCGGAGGGCGTCGATACCGCGTTCGGATGTCCCGGCGCGGCCATCCTCCCGCTCTACGCCGCGATGGAGCATCGCGACATCAAGCACCTGACCGTGCGTCACGAAGAGGGCGCGACCCACATGGCCGATGGCTGGGCGCGCACCAACGGCAAGGTCGGCGTGGCCATCGGGACCTCCGGTCCCGCGGGCACCAACATGATCACCGGTCTCTACACCGCGCAGGCCGACTCCATCCCGATGGTCTGCCTCACCGGGCAGGCCGTGTCCACCAAGCTGCACCAGGAGGCCTTCCAAGCGGTCGACATCGTGGATGTCGCCAAGCCGGTCACCAAGTGGTCGGTGCAGGTCAAAGAGGCCGCACAGGCGCCGTGGATCATCCGTGAGGCGTTCCGGACCGCCCGTTCGGGCCGTCCGGGGCCGGTGCTGATCGACCTGCCGCTGGACGTGCAGAAGCAGGAAATCGAGTGGGACCCGACGATCGACGCACCACTGCCCGTGCAGCGCGTCGAGCCGCACCTGCCGCGGGTGGAGCGCGCTCTGGACATGCTGCTGGCGGCCGAGCGCCCGCTCATTCTGTCCGGTGGCGGTGTCGTGCTGGGAGAAGCGCACGAGCGACTGCAGGAGATCGCCGAACTACTCGGTATTCCGGTGCAGGTCACGCTCATGGGCAAGGGCTCGTTCCCGGAGGACCACGAACTCTGGGCAGGCATGACGGGTATTCAGACCAGCCAGCGCTACGGCAACCAGTCGTTCCTGGAATCCGACCTCGTGCTGGCCCTGGGGGCTCGCTTCGGCGATCGCCACACCGGTGCGCTGGACACCTATCGGGGCGAGCGGAAGTTCATCCACGTCGACATCGAGCCCACTCAGATCGGCAAGGTGTTCGGACCGGACCTCGGCATCGTCTCCGACACCGGGCCGTTCCTGGACGCCCTGCTGGCGGCGGTCAAGCGGCGCGAGCAGGGCGCGAACCCCGCGGGCGGGAGCTTCCCGGAGTGGGTGGAGCGGATCGGTGAGCTGAAGCGGACCCACACCCGCCCCGACGACTACGACAGCGTGCCGATCAAGGCGCCGAGGGTGTTCAAGGAGATCAACGAGATCTTCGGCCCGGACACCTACTTCACCACCGCCATCGGGCTGTACCAGATCTGGTCCGGCCAGTTCCAGACCACGCACAAGCCGCGGCACTACCAGGTGTGCGGTCAGGCGGGGCCGCTCGGCTGGGAAGTTCCGGCGGCCATCGGGGTGAAGTCGGCGAAGCCGGACGCCGAGGTCGCCGCCGTCGTCGGTGATTACTCCTTCCAGTTCCTGGTGGAGGAGCTGGCCGTGGCCGCGCAGTACGACGTCGGCTTCGTGGTGATCATGCTCAACAACGAGTACCTCGGCCTGATCCGCATGGCCGAGGAGGGCTACGGGATGAACACCGAGGTCGATATCCACTACGACGAGCACGGCACCGACAACGTCAAGGTGATGGAGGCCTACGGCTGCTCGGGACGCCGTGTGACCGACCCGGCCGAACTCACCGAGACCATCGAGTGGGCGCGCAAGGAGGCGGTGGCCACCAGCCGTCCGGTGCTGGTCGAGGTCATGATCGAGCGGGAGGCCAACACCGCCAACGGGGTGCGCATCGACGCCGTCGCGGAGCCGGAGCAGGTGCCGAACGCCTCGTGAGACCCGGGGCCCGTGCAGGCCCCTTCGAGGGACGCGCTCGCCGGGACGCGCGGTGGTGTCCCGGCGAGCGCGGTACCCCTTCCCCAAAGCTGGGTCGTCGGATGCAATGGTTCGACGATCCTGGTGTTCCTCACCGGCCGTGCCGGGCGAGTCGGTGAGGAACACCATCCACGGTTGATTGCGGGAGTGTGCTGTGCCTGGTCATGTTCTGATCGCACCGGACAAGTTCAAGGGGTCGCTGACCGGCCCCGAGGTCGCCGAGGCCGTCTCGGCGGGGCTGCGTCGCAGCAGGCCGGGCATCGATGTGCGCTGCACTCCCGTAGCCGATGGTGGTGATGGCACGGTGCAGGCCGCGCTCGCCACCGGCGACTATCGTCGGGTGTCCGCGCCTGCCACCGGGCCGACCGGCGAACCGGTCGATGCCGAGATCGCGGTGTGGGGTGATACCGCGGTGGTGGAACTGGCCGCTGCCTCGGGGTTGGCCTGCCTCGACGAGGACGAGATCGCCCCGCTGAGTGCCTCCAGCGACGGCACCGGTGAACTCGTCCGTGCCGCGCTGGACGCGGGAGCCCGGACCATCGTGCTCGGTGTGGGAGGCAGTGCCTGTACCGACGGCGGGGCCGGAATGCTGGTCGCCCTCGGCGCCCGCGTGCTCGACGCCGAGGGGTATCCGCTGCCCCCGGGAGGGAGCCCGCTGAACAGAGTGGCCGAAGTCGATCTGTCGGGACTCGATGCGCGCCTGGCCGACACCGAGGTCGTGCTGGCCTCCGATGTCGACAACCCCTTGTTCGGGCAGAGCGGAGCCGCCCATGTTTACGGCCCGCAGAAAGGGGCCGATCCCGAGCAGGTCGGAGTGCTGGATTCCGCGCTGCGGCGCTGGGCAGAGGCGGTGACCAAGGCGGGTGGACGTGCCGTCGCGGAGGATCCGGGTGCGGGTGCGGCGGGCGGCGTGGGGTTTGCCGCGCTGGCCGTGCTGGGGGCGCGGCGGCGTGCGGGCGTCGACATGGTCCTCGAACTGGTGGAGTTCGAGGAGCAGCTCAACGGGGCGCGGCTGGTCGTCACCGGTGAGGGGTCGCTGGACGAGCAGACGCTGTACGGCAAGGCTCCGGCAGGTGTCGCGGCGCGTGCCGTGTCCGCGGGAGTGCCGGTGGTCGCTGTCGCCGGGCAGTGCGCGCTCCCCCGGGAGCGCCTGCGCGAGAGCGGTTTCGCCGGGAGCTATGTCGTGGCCGATATCGAGCCCGATACCGAGCGCAGCATGCGTGAGGCGGCGTCCCTGCTGGAATCGTTGGGTGAGCGGCTCGCCGACGAGTGGTTGTAGAGCGACGCGCCTGCCCGGGACCCGCTGCGTGGTCCTGCCGTGCCGGGGGCCGCGGCAGGCGCCGTTCGTACCGTTTGTACGAGGCTCCCACGGCGACCGCGGATG
This Haloactinomyces albus DNA region includes the following protein-coding sequences:
- the pucL gene encoding factor-independent urate hydroxylase, with translation MGIVIGQNQYGKAECRLVTVDRSSDRHNIKDLNVSTSLRGAFDETHLTGDNSNVLPTDTQKNTVFALAKESPVGEIEDFALRLGRHFVDSQEPVEGARVLIDEYSWQRIPVDGADHDHSFSRAGEEKRTTAVTIDGSQAYVVSGLKDLVVLKSTGSEFWGYPKDKYTTLTETTDRILATAVTARWRYLSTDVNWAKSFEAIRSTMLEAFATTHSYALQQTLYEMGKAVLEQQPDVAEIRMSLPNKHNFLYDLEPFGLNNENEVYIAADRPYGLIEGTVTRDDVQPAPQAWYSLPEF
- a CDS encoding glycoside hydrolase family 43 protein, producing the protein MQRFPRYSRRATLITAALTLLSGPVTRARAAGPRDTDASDVAHLVIDRDFPDPDVIDVDGTRYAYATNSGGTNVQVATADALDGPWRRQPDALPSSNLPEWVGPDAQGFPNVWAPDVSSREEGTFLLYYSAFHPGNQQQCLGAATAESPGGPFVPAGPQPLVCGPGRGDIIDPASFVDSDGCRYLLYKDSRGARARGGPATIRLRPVAADGLTQQGPETVLLRSTRPEEAGIVEAPTLVRRPEGYVLFYSANAFDSGRYFTNYATSSALTGPYTKAPGAFLSKDKLGGEVTDPGGQDVVADASHIVFHGDLAEPGGPRGMYLAELRWNGLHPVLIG
- a CDS encoding helix-turn-helix domain-containing protein; this encodes MHELSTALAPLLNHIGATVVPVEERVPGDIVLYWEGAPAIAVRLPDEELTSALDRVIGQVEAELGARLADLPRADKQRAVRLLEERGAFTLRKSVESIAKTLGVSRFTVYNYLNREQASSKR
- the gcl gene encoding glyoxylate carboligase yields the protein MPKVPVMQAVVDVLESEGVDTAFGCPGAAILPLYAAMEHRDIKHLTVRHEEGATHMADGWARTNGKVGVAIGTSGPAGTNMITGLYTAQADSIPMVCLTGQAVSTKLHQEAFQAVDIVDVAKPVTKWSVQVKEAAQAPWIIREAFRTARSGRPGPVLIDLPLDVQKQEIEWDPTIDAPLPVQRVEPHLPRVERALDMLLAAERPLILSGGGVVLGEAHERLQEIAELLGIPVQVTLMGKGSFPEDHELWAGMTGIQTSQRYGNQSFLESDLVLALGARFGDRHTGALDTYRGERKFIHVDIEPTQIGKVFGPDLGIVSDTGPFLDALLAAVKRREQGANPAGGSFPEWVERIGELKRTHTRPDDYDSVPIKAPRVFKEINEIFGPDTYFTTAIGLYQIWSGQFQTTHKPRHYQVCGQAGPLGWEVPAAIGVKSAKPDAEVAAVVGDYSFQFLVEELAVAAQYDVGFVVIMLNNEYLGLIRMAEEGYGMNTEVDIHYDEHGTDNVKVMEAYGCSGRRVTDPAELTETIEWARKEAVATSRPVLVEVMIEREANTANGVRIDAVAEPEQVPNAS
- a CDS encoding thiamine-binding protein, whose amino-acid sequence is MHVRAEFTTEPFEGEGEPPAHAFAARDSLRSSGLEPEFGPLGTAISGEREAVLPALASMLDKALDAGADRITMQVSIDDAIVDESAEEF
- a CDS encoding 2-hydroxy-3-oxopropionate reductase; this encodes MTKVGFIGLGIMGGPMAANLVAAGYEVAGYNRSQPKVDKLIAEGGKGARSVAEAVDDADVIVTMLPDSPDVESVVLGDDGVLAHAREGALLIDCSTIRPDVSRQVAEVAAKQHVQALDAPVSGGEKGAIDGALSIMVGGEADAFAAAGGVLDAVGKTVVHVGPAGSGQTVKAANQLIVAGNIGLVAEALGFLEAHGVDTDSAFQVLGGGLAGSKVLDAKNAGMRARQFQPGFRIELHHKDLGIVQSAARDAGVSTPLGSLVSQLMAAAVAQGDGSLDHSGLFRQIARLNGTE
- a CDS encoding hydroxypyruvate isomerase family protein → MNSFRYDVNLSILFTELEIAQRPAAAKEAGFDAVEFWWPFSEPVPSDSEVDKFVRAVDEAGVSLVGLNFFAGDMPAGERGVLSHPGRSREFTDNVDVAVGIGARLGCTAFNALYGNRLDETEPSVQDATATENLVRAAQAAARIDGTVLIEPVSGTPSYPLKTASDAFTVIDRVHSEGNVDNLRLLFDLYHLVTNGDDPDAVIDSRGSEIGHVQIADAPGRNEPGTGRVDFEHYFGKLHAAGYRGDIGLEYKASGATTDSFGWISA
- the uraD gene encoding 2-oxo-4-hydroxy-4-carboxy-5-ureidoimidazoline decarboxylase; translation: MSAPSSTDTGPGLGRVNGLPRPDLVKQLLACLDVQRWAHEIADRRPYATAAELYEAADTAAPDLTDDEIRSALAAHPRIGERSEGDDTSSSWSRSEQSGVSDEDTELTTALRAGNREYERRFGHVYLVCASGRSGTELLEILHSRLDNDRDTEKRIVAEELRKIARLRLAKVIES
- a CDS encoding nucleobase:cation symporter-2 family protein → MALFTKRHNRGTRNGRSEVHPVDQMLPPGKLTAYGIQHIAAMYAGVAAPPLIVGQAIGLSPVEMTLLIGASLLTAGLATLLQSIGVWRIGARLPFVNGVTFASVAPMLAIVAQHGEANSLSIIYGSVLIAGVLAFLGAPYFSRMVRFFPPVVNGTVITLIGLSLFPVAIGWIAGQDPEAPDYASPVKLGLGAGTFLLVLLLNRFLKGFLNRVALLIGLVVGSLVAWPLDAVNTSTFAQAPIFNFPMPFELGAPSFNLTATISICIVMLVAMTESTADMIALGEIVDRPAGEQTIAAGLRADGAGSALSAVFGGFTCSAFAQNIGLVALTRVKSRFVVAAAGGVLIVLGLFPVIGAIVSLVPQPVLGGAALVLFGSVAASGMRTLGKAGLGDPFNALIVSGALGVGIIPIVAPEFYEHFPAAMRTVLDSGISTGCLVAVLLNLLFNSGRARKAELAAQNEDGEQDPLTALEEDSTSTVTDSEDVGAAGQDLGPVPVPEAERDNPRTETKTETRN
- a CDS encoding glycerate kinase — protein: MPGHVLIAPDKFKGSLTGPEVAEAVSAGLRRSRPGIDVRCTPVADGGDGTVQAALATGDYRRVSAPATGPTGEPVDAEIAVWGDTAVVELAAASGLACLDEDEIAPLSASSDGTGELVRAALDAGARTIVLGVGGSACTDGGAGMLVALGARVLDAEGYPLPPGGSPLNRVAEVDLSGLDARLADTEVVLASDVDNPLFGQSGAAHVYGPQKGADPEQVGVLDSALRRWAEAVTKAGGRAVAEDPGAGAAGGVGFAALAVLGARRRAGVDMVLELVEFEEQLNGARLVVTGEGSLDEQTLYGKAPAGVAARAVSAGVPVVAVAGQCALPRERLRESGFAGSYVVADIEPDTERSMREAASLLESLGERLADEWL
- the uraH gene encoding hydroxyisourate hydrolase, with translation MSTDTVSAVTTHVLDAARGLPAAGIAVRLEAADGSDWKQLAEAETNDDGRVKQLGPQRLEVGDYRLTFATGAYFERLGTESFYPQVQITFRIGDPEQHYHVPLLLSPFAYSTYRGS